The following nucleotide sequence is from Triticum dicoccoides isolate Atlit2015 ecotype Zavitan chromosome 7B, WEW_v2.0, whole genome shotgun sequence.
gttaatggtgttggctgtgagacatttgatgatatatatattatatatatatatatatatatatatatatatatatatatatatatatatatatatatatatgcggttctacgtacgagaaaatctatttatatatatgcataacgtgtataatttgtagtatcgtgaaataccagcaaacaaaaaagaattaaatggaaaataaagccaaattgaaaacacaaaattaaagcaaaaattaaaaaaacacccaaacatttagtactggttggtgttaccaaccggtactaatgtcctacacgcacccaggcctggctcgtgccacgtgtttgcactttagcgctggttcgtgacgaaccggtactaaagggggggacctttagtccccactctttagtgccggtccgccaaccggcactaaaggccgtcacgaaccggcactaaaacccggttctgcactagtgagagtGGCAACAAGAACTTCTGTAGAGAGCTCCGGCATAGAAAATCCCGAGGCTGGATCTGGTTGATCCTCTCCTGATCCCGAGGAGGATCTGTGCAGGGCTCCAGAACCCACATTGTCGGCAGGTGATGTCGGGGTCGGATCTTCTGTGGTCGTGGACCGTGGTGCGAGCGACGAGTTGCCCATAGAAGATTTGGGCATGGGCGCGTCATCATGGCCCAATGATTGCCTGGGCTCCGGGTTGGCAGAATCGGCCCCCGCGTCTGCCTGACGAGCCGTGGTGTGCCGCGTGTACATGCGCAGTTGGGCGCTTGGCTGGACACGACTCGAGCCAGTACCGGCTTGCCGCCTGTCGAGCGCGGATTAGTTCACGCGAGGGGAGGCGATGCGGCCCGCCGGGCTCTACCACGTGGCTGGCGCGGACTCGCCCGTGCGCCCACCTGCGCCTGGTGTGGTTGGCGTGGCAGATTCTCTGCCAGGCGCAGATCCCGAAGGAGACCTGTTGCACATCTGCACCACCTGACCCGATCCCGAGAAAGACATGTCCCCCGAGCCAGGACACATGAAATAAGGTCCTGCTGCTCCATTTTCTTCATTATTTTCTGTGATTTTGACACCATTGTTTTCTGCATCATCACAAGACTCGTGGAGAGTAGTAGTAGGGTTAGTCAACATATGGTCATCACAATTTGTAACACCCCCTTGATCATAGCCAGAGAGATGAGATGGTAGGAGCAAGATTTCCTTGCGAAATAGTGCACCGGCGTCAGGATGAAGATCAGAAAAAGGAAACTTTgtctcatcaaaaacaacatcgCGTGAGATATACAACctgtcggtggagatgtcaaggcaCCTGACACCTTTGTGTTGGGCACTATAGCCAAGAAAAGCACATTGTTTTGATCTAAACATGAGTTTGCGATTGTTGTAAGGACAGAGATTTGGCCAACAAGTGCAGCCAAAAACACGGAGGGATGTGTAGTCGGGTTTGACATGGAGAAGGCGTTCCATAGGTGTTTCATTGTTGATGACACGGCTAGGTAACATATTGATGATGTGGACAACCGTAAGAAACGCCTCGTCCCAAAACTTGAGAGGCATAGAGGCCCCTGCTAGGAGGGCCAAACCGACCTCAACAATGTGCCTATGCTTGAGTTCGGCTGACCCGTTTTGTTGCTGAGCGTGTGGGCATGATACATGGTGAGATATGCCTATGCTTTGGAAGAAGGAATTGAGTTTATCGTATTCCCCTTCCCAATCGGATTGGACAGCTATAATCTTGTTGTCAAACTTTCTTTCAACAAGTGCTTGAAAGTTTTTAAAGACTTGAAACACATCGGACCTCTTCTTAAGAAGATAAATCCATGAGAACTTGCTATAGTCATCTATGAAACTCACATAGTATGTGTGTCTGCCAACAGAGGAGGGAGCAGGGCCCCATACATCAGAAAAGATCAATTGCAATGGCTTAGTGGAGACACTAGTGGATATGGGAtatggtaattgatgacttttagcaCACTGACATGAATCGCAAATAGTTTCAATATTGTGCTCACCAACAAACGGGGGCTTATTTTTTCTAATTAATTTTTCAACCAAAGAAAAGGAGGCATGTCCTAAACGATCATGCCATCGTGTGGACAAAAActtgatagcaccacaagcttgtttattGAATCTCCAAAACTCTGGAATCAACGGGTAGATCCCTCGAACACATCTACTTCGATAGAGAACTTTCTTCGttgcccgatccttaataaaaaagaAATAAGGATGAAACTCAAGAAAAACATGATTGTCAATAGCAATTCTATGAACAGATAGAAGATTTTTGTGGGCACTAGGAACATGCAAAATTCTTTTGAGGTGTATTTTGCGTTTAGGGGTATTAAAAATTGAATGACCAATGTGACGTATGCCCATACCTTCACCACTGGCCGTGTGCATTTGATCTTTGCCACGATACTTCTCCTTCATGGTGACCTTATCGAGCTCGTTGATGATGTGGTTGGTGGCTCCACTATCGACGTACCAGTTCGTGTCGATTCGGCAGCCGTGGCAACTTTTTCTTCGTCTTGCGAGGAGTCACCATCATCATCTTCATAGTGGTACCAACAGTCCTACGCCGTGTGACCGGGCTTGCCACAAATTTGGCAGCGAGGCAAGTCCGGGCGCGATCTGTTGGAGCCGCCACCACGGCACCCTTTTGAGCTGCTGGAGCGTCCGCCGCCGCGAGTGTTGTTggagtagccgccgccgccggacccaaaCCTCCCCTTGCCACGAGAGGAGGCACGAGAGCGAGAGCCGCCACCACAGCCTCTGGATACGGAGTTTGCCGAGGACTTGAAGCCGCCACCGGAGCGGTGGTACTACGCCATGCGCTGATCAAAATTGCTAAGCATGGCAAAGAGCTCGTCAAGGGTAACCGGAGTGACGCGGGCGTCCAAGGCAGAGACGAGGGGCTGATAATCTTGGTCCAGCCCGTGGATGATGTAGGATATGAGCTCATCGTCCTGGGTCGGTTTTCCCGCCGCGGCGAGCTCATCAGCGAGCCCCCTCATGGCGGGAAAGAACGAGGACACCGACTGGTTGCCCTTCTGCGCGTTGATCAGTGCTGTGCAGATGTTGTTGACGCGGCTGAGTGACTGTGACGAGAACATGCTCGCCAACGCCACCCAGAGTTCCCGCGCCGTGGTGATTGTAGTCACCGTGACGAGCACCTCCTTGGAGAGGTGTTAGAGCAGATATCCAAGGACCTGCTGATCCTCCTTCACCCAGAGCGGATGGAGAGGATTCAGCCCCTCGGTTTCCTTCCCAGCGGCATCTTTTGTGACGTGGGTTTTGGCCGTCTCGGTCGACGTGCTGTTGACGTAGTGGAAGACGCCGGCGCCCCGCAGCTGCGGCGTGATCTGTGTCCGCCACAGGATGTAGTTGGTGCGGGAGAGTTTCTCCGTGACTCCTCTGTTGAGGGTTGgctggaaggaggaggtggaggaagacATGCTGCACACTTTGGTGGAGATGGATTCGCTAGGGTTTagtgaaagaagatggctctgtaAACCATGTGCGACTTGCGGTAAACGTCTTAGCCTTCCTGGCCGACGTGCTTCGTGTTATATAGTTGGGGTGCAAGCCCAAATATGCGTACAAGTTGTTTGAGGAATACATCTTGGAGGAGAAGAATACAAAAGATAAGAAGATAAATATTACATGAGTATCTAGCCTAACTACTCCTCCTGCGGTTAGCAAGGATCTCCTCTTGACGTACGGAGGGTACATGCAAAAAGTCATATCACGTTTAACAGATCCGATGATTTCTTTCGGATTTATCATGACCATTTGATCAGCAAACATAAGATGCAAAACATGTTTTTCCAGTAGAAATGAATTCATGGACTGGAACTCCTACAGATTTAAAGTTCTATGTTGGGTCGACTGCATGTTTTATTCAGGGTTTATCAGTTTATCATTCCCTATTAGTTCAGTCATGGTGAGAAAGATGTGTAGGTTTTTATGCCAAAAGCTGTGAATATTTTTCCTCATAGTGTAAGTAAACTGATGATGCATGTCATGGCTAAGGATTTGGTTCCAACAGAAGCAACACATATTCATCTTGCCTACTATCCCATCAGTGGATGTCAGTCTCATTTTCCTGATCCTACACTTGAGCCAAGAATTCATTGCCCTTTTTTCGAAAAGGCTGCAGTAACGAGTTTGTCACTACTTTAATGAATATAAGGGAGCATGGTCGCATTGTGTATGCAAAAGCATGTATCAAAATTTAAATTACCATGGCGCATTTAATTCTTTTGGAGTACTAAACAATAATGTGGTCCTCTACAGATTTAAAATTCATGGTAGGATCATAGGAGTGCACTGGGGAGATAATTTGCTGAACGGATAGTGTCAATGCCTTGCAAAGTTCCGCAGAGAACAAATAACTGTCTGGGAATTCTTCCAATTGCAGCAAGCAAAACTATACTCTGTAAATAATCTTCCTGAACCAGAGTTCTTTATTTTGTGAAGAAGAGAGCTGACACTACCATTATCCCTGTTCCCTCCTTCCCATTTTTGTTCATACTTGTGTTCGCATGTTCTATAGAAGCTGCACTTTTTTGCGCTTGTCAGCAAATTGATAGAAATATAGACCCACGGGCAAATGAATTGCTTGATTCAGTGCTTTGCCAGATCAACAATAGAATCGTTCTAAGTAGTTAATTTTTCGTCCGTGTAGACGTTGCCCCTCTAGGAGTCCTGGACAAAGCCACTGCTTCGGTGGACAGTGGAATCGATAACCTGATCCAGAACACACTACAACATCATTTCTTGGGGTCGATTGTCATCACGATCACGCATCGAATCACCTCGGTCATTCAAAACGATATAGTCTAGACTCTTGACAATGGTGAGCTATCATATCATTACCCATTTATTTTGTGGACTGACGAACACTGTCAAAAATAAATATTGAtttgatttgattcgtaggatttacaTCAGATTTGTGCAATTTTATGAACTTGATTTTTTTTATGTTGGACATTATAATTTTTGTGAGATTTTGTTGtttgcccgttgcaacgcacgggcacttttaCTAGTAACTAATAATAGAATGTACATTACAAAGAATATTGCACACATACATATAAGATACACATCCTTGTATATATCATAACAAATAAATACGTGCTACTAAACTCCCTGCATAAATAATACAAACATAGTCACTCCATCAACATACATAAATACACAAATAGTTCTAATCTTTCTTGAGGATCTTGACGTCCTTCCAGTGCGATTCCATCCGGCTGGACTCCCGGCGCTGACCGTACACGCCGAACTTGAAGTAGTGCGAGTGACCGCCGCGGCCTTGGACGTGCAGCTTCAGCTCGCCGTCGATATACACGGTGAGCGTCGATGCGTCGACGTCGTGGACCACGTTCAGCCGAAACCATCTGTCATAGATGGCGTCCTCGACGAGCTGCCGGTTGTAATACCGCAGCGCGCCATCATAGACGTGCAGCATGAATGTGGTGGCCGTCTCGCCGGCACCGAACACCTGCATGATAGACACCCCCGTGGTGCCGGAGGGGACGTACCCATAGCCCTCGAACTGCCACACGCCGGAGCTGTAGTCGTAGCCCTGCAAGTAGAAGAAGATCAGTAAGATCAGTAGACCTTAATTACACCCAAACGAAGTACAACTAATGATGTGGTAAACTTACTGCCATCCTGATCTCAGTTCTTGGGCTGGTATGGCTCTGGCGGGCATGGGGCTTGTCGGAGGCGAGCACCCAGAGCTTCCGCACGGTGCCGTCGAAGCTGTAGCGTGCGCCACTCGCCTCGTCGTAGGGGCGCTGCAGCACAAAGTTGCTCTCGTCGAGCCTCACCGACGTGAACCCATAGGTCGGGTCGGCGGCTTTCGGTGCCCGTGCGCCCCTGGCCGCAGCGCATGACCAGGACGCCAAGAAGACAAGCAGAGAGACACTGATCCAAGAGAGAGCGCGAGGAGCCATCTGTACTTTATACTCTACGTGTGTGGCTTCTGCTTGGCCTTGGATTGTCTCTCGATGGTGATGATGAGATGGGTGGGAGTAATCAAgttccctctggtttatataggctctGGGGATTCATCAGTATATACTGATTTTGGCTGTGTgtatcctagttatgcagaggccgggtgataCTCTTAATGCTTTGTATCactttgatgctacattttgaaataataaaagcgccctttatcgaaaaaaatcGGTATATACCTTATGCTCGAGATTGGAGAATTGGCAGCTTAATTAAACAGTGCTCTTGCTTTTACACGCAGAGGATATGTTGGATAGATGCAACTTTGAGTTGTTCAACGTGATTAGTGTAACTATGTTTCTTTTTACTAGTGCATACGAGGTGACATTGGCTGACTAGGTAGGATGAACAGGCGGCAATTAAACATTGACGGCACGCTGGTATTTTCGTGTTACCGACGGTAATTCAGAAGCGGAAAGCGATGTATTGATGATCCCTCCTACGCGGTGATAAATCTGTTGCGTGTCCTGGCGAACACGGCAGTTCAATTTGGGACGACGGCAAGGAGTTAAACAATGGAGAAATTATTAGCGAGGGTATGCTTGAATTTTTACTTTTACCAGGTATTTGGAACTCACCTTTTTTGCGGGGATATTTGTAACTCACTAGCACGCTGGACAAGCTACCGTTAGGGCAAATACATACGCGCCCACACACACACCCACCTCCTCCATTTCTAACTTGTTTCCTGAATCCAATGTATATAGATACGTTCCGGTGGAGAAAATAGATTTTTTTAGATAAAAGGCGATAGcctgactttataaataaagccaccagacAGAGTCACAACCAACCACAAAACCACAGAAGTTTAACATAGCCGAATAAAAACTGCAGTTACAAGCCATCCAGCCTAAATGGCACGCAGGCCTCCAAACCAACAGCCAAACCACTAAGGAAGATTCCGCCTAGAATGCCGCAGCAGGGTAGACGCCGTAGATTTCATTCTGGATAGCATATCGTCGAAAGCCTCTAGATCCCCATCCTTAATCAATGATCTCCAATGCTGCAAAAAGATAATGGCTTTAAATAAGCAATTGACTGGGTTAGTTGGGAAAATGTGTTCAATAGTGAACTTGTTCCTAGTAGTCTAGGGCACCCAACAAATCGCAGCCCAGCCCACCATGAAAACTCTCTTAGAATGGCCTACTAGGGAATTGATGCACTGCCTCAAATCACCAAAGGAGGAGGGGTTCCAATTAACCCCAAGCCAAAGTCTAATGCAACTCCACATGAATTTAGCCAAAGAGCACTGGAAAAAGATATGCTCAGTATTCTCAAGGGCACCGCAAAGCTGACAGGAGTCTGAGCCCGGACCATTCCTCTTCTTAATCTGGTCAGCCGCTGGAAGTTTGCGACGGTGAGCTTGCCAAAGGAAGATCTTGATCTTGGGAGGGATGCGGGCAGACCAAATGTACTTAAACTTTTCCGTGCGGGTACCAGCGATAAGTTTCAAATACGCCGACTTTACCGAAAAACACCCCGAAGAGGAGTGAGGCCAAACCACAGAGTCCTCTTCCTCCGAGAGCAGGGGGAAGCAGGCAATAAGTCGATGCCATTCTTCCAACTCTACTGGGGAAAGAGAGCACCGGAAATCAAGAACCCAGCCCTGAGCCGAGAGCTCAAAGATAGAGATCTCGGGGTCAGCACAAAACGAGAACAGAGTCGGGTGGGCCACCGCCAGCGTGGTGTCCCCAACCCACCAGTCTAACGAAAAACGCGTGGACTTACCGTTACGGACAACGAACTTCACAAGGGACTGGAAAGCCGGCCTGATGCTAACCAGCTGGCGCCAGAATTGAGAACCACCACAGGCAGTAACGAACATAGGGCTGGAAGAAGGAAAATATTTCGCTTTTAGGATATTAAGCCAAGCGGGACGGTCGTCGAGGAAcataatcttccaccaccattttagCAACAGGCATTTATTCATGATTCTGGTGTTAATGATGCCAAGACCCCCATGCTCTTGGGTCTCCAAATGAGATCCCACTTTACCATCCTATATTTGCGTTTATTATCGGAGGAATTCCAGAAGAAAGCACCCCTGTGCTTATCGAAGCCCGAATGCGTCCCTTCGGACAGCAGATAGAATCCCGTAAGGAACATCGGGAGCGAGGAAAGGCAGGAATTGGTGAGGGCAACCTTGCCCGCCTGGGAATTGTACCGGCCTCGCCACAACAGAACTCTATTTCCAACTTTAGTCACAACCGGGGCAAAATCTTTAGCCAACAACTTAAGAGGGAAAGACCCGAGAGAGCAATTCAGAAGGTGTGCCACCCGCTGCGCCACCTCATCAGATACCCCAGTCACAATAGCCTCGCTCTTAGAGAAGTTGATTTTAAGGCCCGACAAAGCTTCAAAGCATAGAAGAATAAATTTCAGATTTGTGATGGAATGATCATTAAGCTCCACCAAAATGATGGTGTCGTCCGCACGGCgaacggggcggccgccccgggccgccGAAAGTCTGGGGCCCCCTCCCAGGTATACGTACGTTAATACGTACAGGCCTTCGAGGGGGCAAATCAATCAGCGCCTGGctcttttgttttttattttgatCAAATCTCGGCGCCTCGCTCAGCTTCTGCGTGCTAGCTAGCATAGAAAAGTAAACAGATTTGGTGGGCCTGGCCCATATTCGCACGTACATGGTCACGTGGAGACCGGAGAGAAAAGGAATCGTTCCATTGATTTTCTGTAACTTTGGATTGGATCGGCCGTTCCCTGCCTTTTCTCCTCTTCCGCTGTACGTGTTCGTCTAATCTCATTGACTCTGGCACTGCGTCTCTGCCTCCTCACGAACGACGCCAAGACTGCGGCAGGTACATCTGGTTGCGCCCTCTTCCTCTCTTCCCTCGCATGATCTTCGTCCTATTTCTTTCTTTTCTCATCCTGATTCCCAATTTCTCGATCGATTGACAGATTGACAGATTAACACGACATTGTTTTTAGGGCGCTCAAATCATTGCGTCCACTTCGCCAGATTAGATTATATAGAGAAGGTATTATTCCATGCCCTAGCAAATTCTCATTATATTAGATGGTCTTCTGCACTTAATctaatgttttaattagttttgcgGTAATTTTAAAAACTAATTGTTCTTTTCAATTTCAGCAGGGTCATGTCGAGTTCAGGTAGAAAGTATACATCCAGAAGtcataaaaggaaaaaagaaggagGCAGATTAAGAGAAAGAAGCATTGAGCGGATCTCTTTTTAAATATTATAAGAGCGATACGAGCACGCCAAAAAATCCAGACGAGTTGGTGATAGTTCTTGCGGGTGACCAAACTAATGGCAATCAAGAAGATGATGGTCATACTCCTACAGAAGGCAATGTTGACGTCAACATGGATGATAGCAATGTGAGTGATCATGAGCCCATATTTAATTCATATGCGGTAGaatctactagtgttgatgaggaacAAGTTAGTGTGGATATTTATGACCCAAGCAATTGGGGTAATCTTGATAACAAAGCGAGGGACATATTAGTGGAAAAGGGGCCTAAAATGGAAGAAGAAAACAATAAATATCCTTTGGATGAAAATTCAAGACATTTTTCGTATAGCCACTATTACTCCAGAAAGATGAGCAATGGAGAGGTGCGTGATAGGAAATGGTTAGTTTTTTCAAAACACACAAAGAAAGTGTTTCGTTTTCGCTGTAAGCTTTTCAATTCTGATAAATGCAAGAGTGCAATGGGGAATGATGGTTTTTGTGATTGGAGGCATATTAATGAAAGACTGAAAGAGCACGAAGCTAGTGATTTTGCATCTCAGAATGTTAGGAGAAATATTTGAAGCTATATGTAATACATTATGTGATATGCACAATCATTTTGGATGCACTTTCTTTGATACAAATTATATGTACATACGATGATTATTAATAGGCATTTATACTAAGGGCCCCAAAGGGCCCCAGATTGTAGTTtcaccccgggcccccaaaatcttaGGACCGGCCCTGCGTCCGCATATTGTAAGTGAGAAATGCCATTAGGAATGAGATAAGAACTAACAGGCGAAATATGTCCAGCAGCCGCTGCACGAGCCAGAATGCGGGAGAGAGCATCAACCACAAAGTTGAAAAGCAGGGGAGACGCCGGATCCCCTTGTCTCAAACCCCTACCATTCGCAAAGAAATTACTCGTCTGCCCGTTAACAGCCACCGCAGTATGACCCCCAGAGACAAGATGCATCAGACGGTGGACCACCGAGCCATCGAATCCCTTGGCCAACAACACTTGGCAAAGGAAGCTCCAACTCACCGAATCGTAAGCCTTTTCAAAATCGAGCTTGAGAACCAGAGCCTTGGTGTTCTTGCTGCGAAGGTCATGGATAATTTCGTGGAGGCAAAGCACCCCATCCAGGATGTATCTTCCCTTAATGAACGCGGATTGGAAAGGGCTAATGACCCGATGAGCGATCGGGGATAGTTTAATAGCCAAACCCTTGGCTGGGA
It contains:
- the LOC119338735 gene encoding citrate-binding protein-like produces the protein MAPRALSWISVSLLVFLASWSCAAARGARAPKAADPTYGFTSVRLDESNFVLQRPYDEASGARYSFDGTVRKLWVLASDKPHARQSHTSPRTEIRMAGYDYSSGVWQFEGYGYVPSGTTGVSIMQVFGAGETATTFMLHVYDGALRYYNRQLVEDAIYDRWFRLNVVHDVDASTLTVYIDGELKLHVQGRGGHSHYFKFGVYGQRRESSRMESHWKDVKILKKD